Proteins encoded together in one Osmerus eperlanus chromosome 20, fOsmEpe2.1, whole genome shotgun sequence window:
- the pum1 gene encoding pumilio homolog 1 isoform X6 gives MSSVCVLKRKAVLWQDSFSPHLRTTSPSMPVVLSSGGHAPQVGQTPQAPPPSQQGVAGAGRSQDDAMVDYFFQRQHGEQPGKHRWPTGDNIHDSQVRSMDELNHDFQALALEGRAMGEQLLTGKKFWETDDSGKDGPKGIFLDQWRDSAWGASDHSVSQPIMVSRRPGQGFHGGGEVGVGSVMSPRSESGGLGVSMVEYVLSSSPAEKLDSCLRKGPYGQRDGEVEEEKREKPKAVFEGDKLKELGEGDGDVISDVINPNGLPAQNGLDVDVKDFGRNQGNMPAPGPEGDLLGGPGALGGDGMAQMGGGGGQKPPDDFSGVEQGGVSMDQMESVMEPLQFDYNSQMPMDSAPTVGLFDYTNQQQLFQRPNALAVQQLTAAQQQQYALAAAQQSHIGLAPAFVPNPYIISAAPPGTDPYAAGLAAAATLGPAVMPPQYYGVTPWGVYPANLFQQQAAAANNSANQQAAGQAQQNQQQVMRGGGNQRPLTPSQGQQGQQNDQLVAAAAVNSALAFGQGLAAGVPGYPVLAPAAYYDQTGALVVNTGARSGPVRLMTPASVIISPSAAQAVAAAAASANGPNGGLGGGANGPFRGMTSQQPQQQGGGALGGSSFYGSSSLSSSSQSSSLFSQGSAQPGPGSASLGFGQAGSSSLGPSLGATLGGFGTAVANSSGGSGSRRDSLTGSSDLYKRTPSSLTPIGHGGFYNGALGFSSSPGPVGMPLPNQGPSHSLTPPPSLSNHSSSSNLNLGGLTNGSGRFISAAPGAEAKYRSASSGSSLFSPSSQLFPSSRLRYGMSDVMPSGRSRLLEDFRNNRYPNLQLREIAGHIMEFSQDQHGSRFIQLKLERASSAERQLVFSEILQAAYQLMVDVFGNYVIQKFFEFGSLDQKLALAERIRGHVLSLALQMYGCRVIQKALEFIPSDQQVISEMVRELDGHVLKCVKDQNGNHVVQKCIECVQPHALHFIIDAFKGQVFALSTHPYGCRVIQRILEHCLPEQTLPILEELHQHTEQLVQDQYGNYVIQHVLEHGRAEDKSKIVAEIRGNVLGLSQHKFASNVVEKCVTHASRAERAVLIDEVCSLTEGPHSALYTMMKDQYANYVVQKMIDVAEPSQRKIVMHKIRPHISTLRKYTYGKHILAKLEKYYMKNGVDLGPLCGPPNGIM, from the exons atgagcagtgtgtgtgtgttgaagaggAAAGCAGTGCTCTGGCAGGATTCGTTCAGCCCCCACCTCAGAACTACATCGCCCAGCATGCCCGTGGTGCTGAGCAGCGGAGGACACGCCCCCCAGGTCGGGCAGACcccccaggccccgccccctagCCAGCAG GGTGTGGCGGGTGCGGGGCGTTCCCAGGACGATGCCATGGTGGATTACTTCTTCCAGAGGCAGCACGGAGAGCAGCCAGGGAAGCACCGCTGGCCCACTGGTGACAACATCCACGATAGCCAG GTGCGCTCCATGGACGAGCTGAACCATGACTTCCAGGCTCTCGCGTTAGAGGGGCGTGCCATGGGAGAG CAGCTCCTGACGGGTAAGAAGTTCTGGGAGACTGATGACTCTGGGAAGGATGGACCAAAAGGCATATTCCTGGACCAGTGGAGGGACAGCGCATGGGGAGCCTCAG ATCATTCGGTGTCTCAGCCAATCATGGTCTCTCGTCGGCCAGGGCAAGGCTTCCATGGCGGTGGGGAGGTAGGGGTTGGCTCTGTGATGTCGCCCAGGTCAGAGAGCGGAGGTTTGGGGGTCAGCATGGTTGAatatgtcctctcctcctcacccgctGAAAAACTGGACTCCTGCCTTCGCAAAGGACCTTAT ggtcagagggatggagaggtggaagaggagaagagggagaagccGAAAGCTGTGTTCGAAGGAGACAAACTGAAGGAGCTcggggagggggatggtgacGTCATCAGTGATGTCATCAACCCCAACGGGCTGCCCGCGCAGAACGGTCTGGATGTGGATGTCAAAGACTTTGG TCGTAACCAAGGCAACATGCCAGCCCCTGGGCCGGAGGGGGATCTGCTGGGGGGCCCGGGGGCTTTAGGTGGGGATGGAATGGCTCAaatggggggaggcgggggtcaGAAACCCCCCGACGACTTCTCTGGTGTGGAGCAGGGGGGCGTGTCCATGGACCAAATGGAGTCGGTGATGGAGCCTCTGCAGTTTGACTACAACTCCCAGATGCCCATGGACTCCGCCCCCACTGTCGGCCTGTTTGACTACACCAACCAGCAGCAG ctgttccagagaCCCAACGCCCTGGCAGTCCAGCAGCTGACAgcagcccagcagcagcagtatgCTCTGGCTGCCGCCCAGCAGTCTCacattg GTCTGGCCCCAGCGTTTGTCCCCAACCCTTACATCATCAGCGCCGCGCCGCCGGGGACTGACCCGTATGCTGCAGGCCTCGCTGCCGCGGCAACGctag GCCCGGCGGTGATGCCCCCCCAGTACTATGGCGTGACCCCCTGGGGTGTGTACCCTGCTAACCTGTTCCAACAGCAGGCTGCTGCAGCCAACAACTCGGCCAATCAGCAGGCAGCGGGGCAGGCCCAGCAGAACCAACAGCAG GTGATGCGTGGGGGAGGCAACCAGAGACCTTTGACCCCAAGTCAGGGGCAGCAGGGGCAGCAGAACGATCAGCTGGTCGCCGCGGCAGCGGTCAATTCTGCCCTTGCCTTTGGACAGGGGCTGGCTGCTGGGGTTCCCG GCTACCCAGTTCTTGCGCCGGCGGCCTACTATGACCAGACGGGGGCGCTGGTGGTCAACACTGGGGCTCGTAGCGGCCCTGTCCGCCTGATGACCCCCGCCTCTGTCATCATATCGCCCTCTGCAGCACAGGCAG TTGCAGCTGCGGCGGCCTCAGCCAATGGGCCCAACGGCGGTCTTGGGGGCGGGGCCAACGGTCCCTTCCGTGGCATGACTTCCCAGCAGCCTCAGCAACAAGGGGGCGGGGCTCTCGGAGGAAGCTCCTTTTATGGTTCTTCctctctcagctcctcctcccagagctcctccctcttctctcaggGCTCCGCCCAGCCCGGCCCTGGCTCCGCCTCCTTAGGGTTTGGCCAGGcaggctcctcctctctgggacCGTCACTGGGAGCTACGCTGGGGGGGTTTGgcactgcag tGGCCAACTCCAGCGGTGGCAGTGGCTCCAGACGTGACTCCCTGACTGGCAGCAGCGACCTGTACAAGCGCACgccctccagcctcactcccaTTGGCCACGGAGGCTTTTATAACGGAGCCCTGGGCTTCAGCTCCTCCCCTGGGCCGGTGGGAATGCCCCTGCCCAACCAgggcccctcccactccctcacccccccgcccTCACTATCCAATCACAGCTCTTCATCCAACCTCAACCTTG GAGGCCTGACCAATGGCAGTGGCCGTTTCATCTCCGCAGCGCCGGGGGCGGAGGCTAAGTACCGCAGCGccagctccggctcctccctcttctctcccagcAGCCAGCTCTTCCCGTCGTCACGGCTACGCTATGGGATGTCGGACGTGATGCCGTCGGGTCGGAGTCGGCTGCTGGAGGACTTCCGAAACAACCGCTACCCCAACCTGCAGCTGAGGGAGATCGCTGGGCACATCATGGAGTTCAGTCAGGACCAGCACGGCAGCAG GTTCATTCAGCTGAAACTGGAGCGTGCCAGTTCAGCAGAGCGCCAGCTGGTCTTCAGCGAAATCCTCCAGGCAGCCTACCAGCTCATGGTGGACGTGTTCGGAAACTACGTCATCCAGAAGTtctttgag TTTGGCAGTCTGGACCAGAAGCTGGCCCTGGCTGAGAGGATCAGGGGTCACGTCCTGTCTCTGGCCCTGCAGATGTACGGCTGCAGGGTCATCCAGAAGGCCCTCGAGTTCATCCCCTCTGACCAGCAAGTCATA AGCGAGATGGTGCGAGAGTTGGATGGTCACGTGCTGAAGTGTGTGAAGGATCAGAACGGGAATCACGTGGTTCAGAAGTGCATCGAGTGTGTTCAGCCTCATGCCCTGCATTTCATCATAGACGCCTTTAAGGGACAG GTGTTTGCCCTCTCAACCCACCCCTACGGCTGCAGAGTCATCCAGCGCATTCTAGAACACTGCCTTCCGGAACAGACCCTGCCTATACTAGAAgaactacaccaacacacagagcagctggtgcag GACCAGTATGGTAACTACGTGATCCAGCACGTATTGGAGCATGGAAGAGCCGAGGATAAGAGCAAGATAGTGGCTGAGATCAGAGGAAACGTGTTGGGACTCAGCCAACACAAGTTTgcaag CAACGTGGTGGAGAAGTGTGTGACCCACGCGTCGCGGGCGGAGCGGGCCGTGCTGATAGACGAGGTGTGCAGCCTGACGGAGGGGCCTCACAGTGCCTTATACACCATGATGAAGGACCAGTATGCCAACTACGTGGTGCAGAAGATGATCGACGTGGCTGAGCCCAGCCAGCGCAAGATCGTCATGcacaag ATCCGGCCTCACATCTCCACTCTGAGGAAGTACACGTACGGGAAACACATCCTGGCCAAGCTGGAGAAGTACTACATGAAGAACGGTGTGGACCTGGGCCCCCTCTGCGGCCCCCCCAACGGCATCATGTAA